In Verrucomicrobiota bacterium, the genomic window CGGCGTTGCCGCCGGCGGGGGTTTTCCCGGCCAAGTGGGCGGTGGCGTGACCGCGCCATCCGCCATCGATTTTGGTGAAGCGGATGTTGGTGGCTTCTCGCTTTTCGGTGTTGGAGATGGTGGCGTCCGCGGCGATCGTGCGTTCGCTGGGGCTGGCTTGTTCGAGGACTTCGAATCCGCCGCTCCAAGCGGAATTCTGGCCTCCGCGTTTCTTTTTCACCGCGGTGTCGCTGGATCCGAACACCTGGTTGGTGTCGCGCATGCGCCCGGCGTCTTTGAAAGCCACGGCATATCCAATGACGCGGTAGCCCGCGTCATTGTCACGAGTTTCTTCCGCCACGGTGGACATGGTGAAGCGCCAGAGTTCGTCGTTGTTCTGCTTGGTGAAACCCGGACAATAGAGAATGGCGCGCTTGCCCCCATAGCGCACGAACGCGTTTGCCGCGGTGGCGGGGAGGTCCCACGGCCAGAAACCTCCCGCGCTGGGATACAGCTCTTTGTTATCATCGGCGTACATGCCAATCGCCAGGGCCAATTGCTTCATGTTGCTGGTGCATTTGATTTGCACGGCTTTGGATTTGGCTCGGGACAAGGCGGGCAAAAGCATCCCGGCGAGAATGGCGATGATCGCGATGACGACCAACAGCTCGATGAGCGTGAACGCGGAGGGGGATTGGAGGCGACAAGTGGGCAGCGGGCTTCGAGTGGATTTCATAATGCTAGAAGTCATGACCTTACTTCCGATCTGGTGGTTACTGCATCGGCATCCGAGGAGTGGCGTTCCTGAGTAAGGCAATGACCGCTATGGCGTGTCCAGACTTTTTCCGACTGTGCTTGGGGAGGGACACTTCATCGGCAGTGGGCTTGGTCACGTTCCCGTCCTTTTTCAGCTCGACTGGCTCCTGGTCAAGGGGTTGCTGCTTTGCATGTTCGTTCGACAAACCGAGCCATCCGTTCGGTGGCCGTTTGGATTTGCGTGAGCGAGGTGGCAAAACAGCAGCGCAGGAATCCCTCGCCCGAGGTTCCGAAGGCCCCGCCGGGGACACAAGCAACCTTTTCCTCCTTGAGCAGTCGAACCGCGAAATCGCGGGAACTCAGGCCCGTCGAAGCGATGGAGGGGAAGGCGTAAAAGGAGCCCCGTGGGAGGTGGCAGGTCAATCCCATGTCGTTCAGCGCTTTGACGATGAAATTGCGTCTGATTTTGTACTGTTCACGCATGGCTTCGGTATCGGGTCGGCCTTTCCTGATCGCCTCGGTGGCCGCCTCCTGGCTGATGATACTTGCGCAGAGCATGGAGTATTGGTGGATCTTCATCATGGCTTCGATCAGTTCCACCGGCCCGCATGCGTAGCCGATGCGGAATCCCGTCATCGCGTAGGCTTTCGAAAATCCGTGCAAAAACAGAGTGCGCTCGAGCATGCCGGGGAGCGAGGCGATGCTGGTGTGGCCTCCTTCGAAAGTCAGTTCGGAGTAGATTTCGTCCGTGATGACCAGAAGGTCGTGCTTTCGCACGAGGTCCGCGATCTGGAGCAATTCCGCGCGGGT contains:
- a CDS encoding aminotransferase class I/II-fold pyridoxal phosphate-dependent enzyme; protein product: MAKSSHSFIADHVRSIPRSGIREFFDLVQGSPDVISLGVGEPDFVTPWHIREAAIYALERGRTSYTSNLGLLKLREAVSESLAAEFQVQYDPKSQILITVGVSEALDIALRAVINPGDEVLYHEPCYVSYSPSIALAYGKAVPVACRAEDGFAVTAEAIARAITPRSKVLVLNFPTNPTGGTMTRAELLQIADLVRKHDLLVITDEIYSELTFEGGHTSIASLPGMLERTLFLHGFSKAYAMTGFRIGYACGPVELIEAMMKIHQYSMLCASIISQEAATEAIRKGRPDTEAMREQYKIRRNFIVKALNDMGLTCHLPRGSFYAFPSIASTGLSSRDFAVRLLKEEKVACVPGGAFGTSGEGFLRCCFATSLTQIQTATERMARFVERTCKAATP
- a CDS encoding type II secretion system protein; this translates as MKSTRSPLPTCRLQSPSAFTLIELLVVIAIIAILAGMLLPALSRAKSKAVQIKCTSNMKQLALAIGMYADDNKELYPSAGGFWPWDLPATAANAFVRYGGKRAILYCPGFTKQNNDELWRFTMSTVAEETRDNDAGYRVIGYAVAFKDAGRMRDTNQVFGSSDTAVKKKRGGQNSAWSGGFEVLEQASPSERTIAADATISNTEKREATNIRFTKIDGGWRGHATAHLAGKTPAGGNAACMDGHAEWRPWKKLQVRTYDNAEGAPAFWW